The genomic window TGGACCCTTCTAATTCAGAGGTCTCATGCCTGCCCTTGCCCAGATGCCCAGGGTTGTGTACTCTCTGGGATACCAGTTCAGTCTCCACATTTCTGGTTTTCTTTGTCCCCATGGTACAGTTCTTCAGTGGACCTGACCCCACTCAGCCCCCTGCAGCCCTGCTGCACCATTTCACCAGACACAAGGGGAAGAAGCAGACATCGGGTGCTGCGCTTACTTCTGCCCCCTGGGGAGTTGGGGAAAGGAACAAACCCTGGCTGGAGGGGATAGGAGggcttttaatttatttctttttctgttgaggCTTCCCCCTCTCTGAGCCAGTTTTCATTTCTTCCCGGTGGCATTAGCCATTCCCTGCCTCTCGCTCCAGACCTGTTCCCACAACTGGGGAGGTAGGCTGGGAGCAAAAGGAGAGGGTGGGACCCAGTTTTGCGTGGTTGGTTTTTATTAATTATCTGGATAAcagcaaaaaactgaaaataaagagagagagagaaagatctgGGTGCTTGGTGGTTGCATTTGTTAAGGAATCGAAGAAGCAGTTCTTGCCCAGGCAACCTGCCCCCAGCCAGAAGACTCAGGGGTGGGCCCAGAACACAGGCCTCCCCCTTTCTTCAGCTCTCTGAAGTTTCCATTGTTCATTGCTCTTTGGTGGTTGATAGCCTTATCTGCAGCTCACAGTCGGCCAATCCCAGAGGATTAGTGGGTCTGGCTTCTGTATAAATTAGGGGTGCTGTAGAGGCTTCTTATCGATGACTGAGGCCAGGGCCCAGGCTGTTGTCCTCACAGGAGCCTGGTTAATGACATGGCAGACACAGTGGCTGTGGTCAGCCTGGAGTGGACTACACTGCCACTCTCACCAAACAGTAAGTGAAACTATTGGGCTGGGGACAGGATTTCAGAAGAGAACGATGGTGAAGTGGAGAAGCATGAGGACAGTGAATGTTGGAGAGGGGGCTTGGAGAAAAGAGGGCGTGCTTGAATGGGGAGGGGTCTTGGGGAAGGTTGGGGAATagaagtcaaggtgggaggagCGTGAGGACTCACAGGCACCTAGCCTCTCCTCCAGCAGCAGCACCTGGTCGCTGAGAGATTCGATCCGGTCACCCCGGCCCCACAGCTCAGCCACCTGTTCTGGCTGCAGCTCTTCAGGCGGCATGGGCAGCACCGCTCGGACCCAGGCCCCAGCCTGACTGGCCCACTACAAAGGAAGAGATGCCTCAGGGTATGGATAGTGACGTCTGGCCTCGCCCCACCCAGCAGGCTTAGCTTACCTGCTCCAGCCGCTCCAGGCGCCCTCGCAGCTCACGAATCTCCCGCTTCAGAGCGCGCTCGTCTTTTTCCGCCTCCCGAACTAGGGACAAAGAAGACCAAGAACATAACCACTGCCAAGCCTGGACGCCTGTCCCGGGTTCCCCCGGTGGCCTGTATTCCTGCCCGCTCACCGGCCACGCTGAGTATGCTGGCACTGGTTGGGGGTTCTGGGGACCCCTCCGTGCAGGTGCGCCCGTCCAGGCCTAGCACTAGGTCGTGCGGGCAGCCGCAGGTGAAGCTGCCTGCGGTGTTAAGACAACGGTGCGAGCAGAGGGTGATGCCGGTCCTACATTCATCCACGTCTAGTTACCGAAAAGAGGAAGGGGCTGAGAGAGGGGGCGGGGGAAAGCGCCAGGGTAGGTGGGGAGG from Macaca fascicularis isolate 582-1 chromosome 4, T2T-MFA8v1.1 includes these protein-coding regions:
- the EGFL8 gene encoding epidermal growth factor-like protein 8 isoform X1, producing the protein MGSRAELWTLLGGFSFLLLLISGEGAKGGFLRESQGVCSKQTLVVPLRYNESYSQPVYKPYLTLCAGRRICSTYRTTYRVTWREVRREVQQTHAVCCQGWKKRHPGALTCEAICAKPCQNGGVCVRPDQCECAPGWGGKHCHVDVDECRTGITLCSHRCLNTAGSFTCGCPHDLVLGLDGRTCTEGSPEPPTSASILSVAVREAEKDERALKREIRELRGRLERLEQWASQAGAWVRAVLPMPPEELQPEQVAELWGRGDRIESLSDQVLLLEERLGACSCEDNSLGPGLSHR